A segment of the Arthrobacter sp. U41 genome:
TCGTTGTCCTGGAACGCCGGGCCCGCCGGTCAGGGACCATCAGTCCCTGACCGGGCGGCTGGTCAGGTGCGCTGTCACCACGAGGTGCATTCACCAAGAAAACCTGCCCGCGCAAAAAGTGGGACTGCACAACAGTGGGCCCCGGATCTTAGGGGTCCGATGCCCTGCCGTAGAAGTTGCTCAGTCGGGCGCCGGTGACCCCTCGTCGCCCTGACTGTCCGGGTTAGACCGGTTCGCCGCGCAGGGGAGCGGTGGCAAATTCCTGCATGCCTTCGTCAAAGCCCACGGCCGGTGCCCAGCCAAGTTCGGCTTTGATCAGTGCCGAGGAAGCCGTGACGTGGCGGACGTCGCCGAGCCGGTACTCGCCGGTCACTACCGGCGCAGGACCCGCGCTGAAGGTGCTCAACGCCGCCGCGACGTCACCGATCGTCCGTACCTCGTCCGCACCGACGTTGTAGGCCCGGAACCCCGGTGTGCCGGCGCCGGACAGTGACTCCGTGGCGGCGATGTTCGCCGCGGCGACATCCCGGACGTGGATGAAGCTGCGCCGCTGGCCGCCGTCTTCGAACACGCGTGGCGCCTCGCCACGGGCCAGGGCCGAACGGAACAAGGACGCGACTCCGGCGTACGGCGTGTCCCTGGGCATCCTTGGACCATAGACGTTGTGATAGCGCAGGGCGATGGCCGAGCCGCCGGTGCTCCGGGCCCACGAGGCGGCCAGATGTTCCTGGCTCAGTTTCGATGCGGCATAGACGTTGCGGGGATCCAGGGCGGCGTCCTCGGTGACCATGGCAGGGACAAGGACTGCCCCGGATTCCGGGTCGCGGGGATCGTAGATACCGGCGCGCAGGTTAGCCTCGGTGCGGGGCCCGGGCCGGACGGGAAGCCCGGTCCGGGGATCGGCGTACGCGCCCTCGCCGTAGACCACCATCGAGGAGGCCAGGACCAGACGGGTGATGCTGTGGCGTTCCATGGCGGCCAGCAGGACTGCGGTGGCGTAGTCGTTGTTGCGGATGTAGTCCGGTGCGTCGGCGAAGCTGACGCCCAGTCCGACCTTCGCACTCTGGTGGCAGACCGTATCGACACCCCGTAGTGCCGAATCGACCGTTGCCGGGTCCGTGACATCGCCGGTCAGGAGTTCCACCTGCGGGTCGAAGACCGGCGGAGCGGGATGGAGGGCCGGTCTCAATGAGTCGAGGACCCGCACGGACCAGCCCTTGGAGAGGGCGGCTTCGACGATGTGGGAACCGATGAACCCGGCACCTCCGGTGATGAGGAGTTTCATCTGGCGTCCGCCATTTCCCGGACAGCCGGGAGCGCCATGATCCGGCGTACAGCTTCCTGGTCCATCAGCGGCCGGGCGTGGTAGTCCTCACTGATGGCGGCGACGGTCGCTTCAAGAACGGCCAGGACACTGTGCTGGGCATTCTTAAGCCGGGCGAAGACGGCGTCGGCGGTTACCGGTTCCGAGCCGTCGTGGCCGGTGTCGGAATCGGTG
Coding sequences within it:
- a CDS encoding NAD-dependent epimerase/dehydratase family protein — protein: MKLLITGGAGFIGSHIVEAALSKGWSVRVLDSLRPALHPAPPVFDPQVELLTGDVTDPATVDSALRGVDTVCHQSAKVGLGVSFADAPDYIRNNDYATAVLLAAMERHSITRLVLASSMVVYGEGAYADPRTGLPVRPGPRTEANLRAGIYDPRDPESGAVLVPAMVTEDAALDPRNVYAASKLSQEHLAASWARSTGGSAIALRYHNVYGPRMPRDTPYAGVASLFRSALARGEAPRVFEDGGQRRSFIHVRDVAAANIAATESLSGAGTPGFRAYNVGADEVRTIGDVAAALSTFSAGPAPVVTGEYRLGDVRHVTASSALIKAELGWAPAVGFDEGMQEFATAPLRGEPV